One window of the Ananas comosus cultivar F153 linkage group 21, ASM154086v1, whole genome shotgun sequence genome contains the following:
- the LOC109726854 gene encoding uncharacterized protein LOC109726854 has translation MYRVRIVLLGSDPFPFRTTFSSLPLLSLSDSSPPPSPTLYTSETLTLAMAICLKRALTSRALLFLRGARHLSGLSPLSAPAPHGSRRRDDRPSFDLQLSLFDRSVSDFYFLNRRGFAKGRKSKNEDEGDTVQVVPDIGPTVKSTALSQMEAAIVALSRELSKLRTGRASAGMLDHIMVETGGAKISLNRVAVVSVIDPQTLSVTPYDPNSLKAVEHAIISSPLGINPTPDGQRIIAPVPPLTKENMQALCKVVTKCAEDVKQSIRRARQKALDSTKKASSNMSKDDIKRLEKEVDEMTKRFVKSADDMCKAKEKEITGN, from the exons ATGTATCGGGTTCGGATCGTGCTACTTGGATCCGACCCGTTTCCGTTCCGAACGACGTTCTCTTCGCTCCCGCTTCTCTCACTCTCCGactcatctcctcctccttcccccaCCCTCTATACatccgaaaccctaaccctagccatgGCGATTTGTCTTAAGCGAGCTCTCACATCGAGggccctcctcttcctccgcggAGCTCGCCATTTGAGCGGCCTCTCGCCCCTCTCCGCTCCAGCTCCCCACGGATCGCGAAGAAGAGATGATCGTCCTAGTTTCGACCTCCAACTTAGCTTGTTCGATCGATCGGTCTCCGATTTCTACTTCTTGAATCGGAGGGGTTTCGCGAAAGGAAGGAAATCGA AGAATGAGGATGAAGGTGATACAGTTCAAGTTGTTCCTGATATCGGACCAACTGTCAAATCAACTGCTCTTTCGCAAATGGAGGCTGCTATTGTTGCTTTATCACGGGAATTGAGTAAGCTCCGTACAGGAAGGGCGTCCGCAG GTATGCTTGATCATATTATGGTGGAGACAGGAGGTGCAAAAATTTCCTTGAATCGTGTAGCTGTTGTTTCTGTCATAGATCCACAGACCCTATCAGTTACTCCATATGATCCTAAC TCTCTGAAGGCAGTGGAACATGCGATCATTTCATCTCCATTGGGAATAAATCCAACACCAGATGGCCAAAGGATAATTGCACCTGTTCCGCC ATTGACGAAGGAGAATATGCAG GCACTCTGTAAGGTGGTTACTAAATGTGCTGAAGATGTTAAACAGAGTATAAGAAGAGCACGGCAAAAG GCTCTGGACTCGACAAAGAAAGCTTCTTCCAATATGTCCAAAGACGACATAAAACGGCTTGAAAAGGAG GTCGACGAGATGACGAAGCGGTTTGTAAAGTCCGCAGATGATATGTGCAAGGCTAAGGAGAAGGAAATCACTGGAAACTGA